In one Limosilactobacillus oris genomic region, the following are encoded:
- the cmk gene encoding (d)CMP kinase: MKKGIQVAIDGPASAGKSTVAKLVAKRFNYVYCDTGAMYRVVTLAALDQGIAVTDSTRVSQLAREIKISFAPGEPEQRVFLNGRDVTTAIRQGRIDKNVSAVAAIPAVREEMTNQQRQIAEEGGIVMDGRDIGSTVLPNAPVKIFMVATAHERARRRYVENKAKGIATASLEELQKEIELRDQKDSSRKVSPLVQAPDAVRLDTTSLTIDEVVDRISTIIEKTLNELA; encoded by the coding sequence ATGAAAAAAGGAATTCAAGTGGCCATTGATGGTCCAGCATCGGCCGGCAAGTCGACGGTCGCTAAACTTGTTGCCAAACGCTTTAACTATGTTTACTGCGATACTGGCGCAATGTACCGGGTAGTGACGCTCGCAGCCCTTGACCAAGGGATTGCGGTGACGGATTCAACCCGGGTAAGTCAACTCGCCCGGGAAATTAAGATTAGTTTTGCTCCGGGTGAACCTGAACAGCGGGTTTTCTTAAACGGCCGCGACGTCACGACGGCTATTCGTCAGGGGCGGATCGACAAAAATGTGTCAGCAGTTGCCGCCATTCCAGCAGTCCGGGAAGAAATGACTAACCAGCAGCGGCAGATTGCTGAAGAAGGCGGGATTGTCATGGACGGCCGCGACATTGGTTCAACGGTTCTGCCAAACGCTCCCGTCAAGATTTTTATGGTCGCGACCGCTCACGAACGGGCCCGCCGCCGGTACGTCGAAAATAAGGCAAAGGGGATCGCAACTGCTTCGCTGGAGGAGCTGCAAAAGGAAATTGAATTGCGGGATCAGAAGGACTCTTCACGGAAGGTCTCACCCCTCGTTCAGGCGCCAGATGCGGTCCGCCTTGACACGACTTCCTTAACGATCGACGAAGTTGTTGACCGGATTAGCACGATTATTGAAAAAACTCTCAACGAATTGGCTTAA
- a CDS encoding HU family DNA-binding protein, with protein sequence MANKAELVSNVANATGLTKKDATAAVDAVFSSIQASLAKGEKVQLIGFGNFEVRQRAARKGRNPQTGQEIQIPASKVPAFKPGKALKDAVK encoded by the coding sequence ATGGCAAACAAAGCAGAATTAGTAAGCAATGTTGCTAATGCAACTGGCTTGACCAAGAAGGATGCTACTGCAGCTGTTGACGCTGTCTTCAGTTCAATTCAAGCATCTTTGGCCAAGGGGGAAAAGGTTCAATTGATCGGCTTCGGTAACTTCGAAGTACGTCAACGTGCTGCACGGAAGGGCCGTAACCCACAAACTGGACAAGAAATCCAAATTCCTGCAAGCAAGGTACCAGCATTCAAGCCTGGTAAAGCTTTAAAGGATGCTGTTAAGTAA
- a CDS encoding site-specific integrase has protein sequence MDYPYQQNFRRFLDQQELSPLTIKTYDTSLTNLFNYLRANRPLFAQQPTLDNLTETDVRAYLNYLRDDKQITMTTYNKILSQLNRYFRYLFTHQLISDYPTLTLHGQAVAPNQRVASKWLAKLDQLLADEHLHYYTRLTLLLSKYGFTVGEFLQPGFYQVFGQLPLATPAEQRFRRQLLDYLAPRQRLQHSPDLFLKQRFNPTNPRLSNPALHKFLHQDEEYLGFSLAPKYLHQSYILLYLAEHRRDSDQQLEDALHLDPASLLYYQRLLINADL, from the coding sequence ATGGATTACCCCTACCAGCAAAATTTCCGCCGGTTCCTTGACCAGCAGGAGCTTTCCCCGCTGACCATCAAAACCTACGACACCAGCCTTACTAACCTCTTTAACTACTTGCGCGCGAACCGTCCCCTATTTGCCCAGCAACCAACACTCGACAACCTAACCGAAACGGATGTCCGCGCCTACCTTAACTACCTCCGGGACGACAAGCAAATCACCATGACGACTTACAACAAAATTCTTTCACAGCTGAACCGCTATTTTCGCTACCTCTTCACCCACCAACTGATCAGCGACTACCCCACCCTTACCCTGCACGGGCAGGCGGTGGCTCCTAACCAGCGTGTTGCTAGCAAGTGGTTAGCAAAGCTTGACCAGTTGTTAGCGGATGAGCACTTGCACTACTACACCCGGCTCACCCTGCTCCTGAGTAAGTATGGCTTCACGGTCGGTGAATTTCTCCAACCGGGGTTCTACCAGGTCTTCGGTCAGCTACCACTGGCCACCCCCGCTGAGCAGCGCTTTCGTCGCCAGTTGCTGGACTATCTCGCTCCCCGGCAGCGGCTACAGCACTCGCCCGACCTCTTCCTCAAGCAGCGGTTCAACCCCACGAATCCCCGGCTGAGTAACCCCGCCCTGCATAAGTTCCTCCACCAGGACGAGGAATACCTGGGTTTCAGCCTCGCCCCCAAGTACCTGCACCAAAGCTACATCCTGCTCTACCTGGCCGAACACCGCCGGGACAGTGACCAACAGCTTGAGGACGCCCTCCACCTTGATCCGGCCTCACTGCTCTACTACCAACGGCTTTTGATCAACGCCGACCTCTAA
- the der gene encoding ribosome biogenesis GTPase Der: MTNPVVAIVGRPNVGKSTLFNRIAGERISIVEDTPGVTRDRIYAHGEWLGKNFNMIDTGGIELSDQPLLTQIRQQAEIAIDEADVIVLVVDVESGVTDADEQVARILYRSNKPVVLAVNKVDNPERRNDIYDFYSLGLGEPYPVSSVHGVGLGDLLDAVIHNFPENAANEDDDSIRFSLIGRPNVGKSSLVNGILGENRVIVSNMAGTTRDAINTRFVAKDGQEFTMIDTAGIRKQGKIYENTERYALMRAMRAIDGSDVVLVVLNAEEGIREIDKHIAGYAHEAGCGVIIVVNKWDTLEEHDQRTMTDFTNLIRHEFQYLSYAPIIFVSAKTKQRLNKLPEMIEEVYAHHERRIKSSVLNNVIMDAIAANPTPTQNGKRLRIFYATQVATAPPTFVVFVNDPELMHFSYERYLENQIRQAFDFTGTPIHIIKRQRQ, from the coding sequence ATGACTAATCCAGTTGTTGCAATTGTCGGTCGGCCAAACGTCGGGAAGTCGACCCTGTTTAACCGGATTGCTGGTGAACGGATCTCCATTGTCGAAGATACTCCGGGAGTCACCCGGGATCGGATATATGCACATGGTGAATGGCTCGGCAAGAACTTTAACATGATTGATACCGGGGGAATTGAGTTGTCAGACCAGCCCCTGCTGACCCAAATCCGTCAACAGGCAGAAATTGCCATCGACGAGGCCGACGTTATTGTGCTGGTGGTTGACGTTGAGAGCGGGGTGACCGATGCCGATGAGCAGGTAGCACGGATCCTTTACCGTTCCAACAAGCCAGTTGTCCTGGCGGTGAATAAAGTCGATAATCCAGAACGGCGAAATGACATTTACGACTTTTACTCTCTAGGCCTGGGCGAACCATATCCCGTTTCCAGTGTGCATGGTGTTGGCCTCGGGGACCTATTGGATGCGGTAATCCATAACTTCCCCGAGAACGCTGCAAATGAGGATGACGATAGCATTCGCTTTAGCTTGATTGGCCGCCCAAACGTTGGGAAGTCGTCCCTGGTCAACGGAATTCTTGGTGAAAACCGGGTGATCGTGTCGAACATGGCGGGGACGACCCGGGATGCCATCAATACCCGCTTCGTCGCTAAGGACGGGCAGGAATTTACCATGATTGATACCGCGGGAATTCGCAAGCAGGGCAAGATTTACGAAAATACCGAACGCTACGCCCTGATGCGGGCAATGCGGGCAATCGATGGGAGTGACGTTGTCCTGGTCGTGCTGAACGCCGAGGAGGGAATCCGGGAGATTGATAAGCACATTGCCGGTTACGCTCACGAAGCTGGTTGTGGGGTCATCATTGTCGTAAACAAGTGGGATACGCTAGAAGAGCATGACCAACGGACGATGACCGACTTTACCAACCTGATCCGTCACGAGTTCCAGTACCTGTCCTATGCGCCGATTATTTTTGTATCTGCCAAGACCAAGCAGCGCTTGAACAAGCTGCCGGAAATGATTGAAGAAGTTTATGCCCACCACGAACGGCGGATCAAGTCGTCTGTTTTGAACAACGTCATTATGGACGCGATTGCTGCCAACCCGACGCCAACGCAAAACGGCAAGCGTTTGCGGATCTTTTACGCGACGCAGGTGGCAACGGCTCCACCGACCTTTGTTGTCTTTGTTAACGATCCGGAGCTGATGCACTTCTCCTACGAACGGTACTTGGAAAACCAAATTCGGCAGGCCTTTGACTTTACGGGGACCCCGATTCATATCATCAAGCGGCAGCGACAATAA
- a CDS encoding CCA tRNA nucleotidyltransferase — MIIKKLPPIFEPARPVLQKIEQAGFEAYFVGGCVRDTILGDPIHDIDIATSAYPSEIKQIFKRTVDTGIEHGTVMILDHGVGYETTTFRTESGYQDFRRPDNVTFVRSLAEDLQRRDFTINALALRQNGEVVDLFDGLGDLQRRLIRAVGDPNERFHEDALRMMRAVRFASKLDFVIDRPTLEGINANAHLLAKIAVERIRVELEKMFLGQNPPAGLKDFLETGLYQYCPGLKAARQQLGLLLVNGNGWALTNVDQVWALLAVQLGLSGKQAAKFLRTWKTSNETIRQVGKIILAVNALRQKQVTPDLMFTVGWPALSDANQVAAVYGWQQAAASLKKQYDELPIKTAKELAVDGRTLIQEAGLKPGPALGKVLNTLVEDVVNGRLANDKAELLQRAAILG; from the coding sequence ATGATAATAAAAAAATTACCACCAATATTTGAACCCGCCCGTCCGGTACTGCAAAAAATCGAGCAGGCGGGGTTTGAGGCCTATTTTGTCGGTGGTTGTGTTCGCGACACCATTCTCGGTGACCCGATTCACGATATTGATATTGCGACGAGTGCCTACCCTAGTGAAATTAAACAAATTTTTAAACGGACGGTTGATACCGGAATCGAACACGGGACGGTGATGATTCTTGACCACGGGGTTGGGTATGAAACCACTACCTTTCGGACCGAGTCTGGCTACCAGGATTTCCGCCGACCAGACAATGTCACCTTCGTGCGCTCCCTAGCTGAGGACTTACAACGCCGGGACTTTACCATTAATGCCCTGGCCCTGCGTCAAAACGGCGAGGTAGTGGACCTCTTTGACGGCTTGGGCGATTTGCAGCGCCGACTGATCCGGGCGGTGGGTGACCCCAACGAACGTTTCCATGAAGACGCCCTCCGCATGATGCGCGCGGTTCGCTTCGCCAGCAAGTTGGACTTCGTGATTGACCGGCCAACCTTAGAAGGCATTAACGCCAATGCACACCTGCTAGCTAAGATCGCGGTGGAGCGGATCCGGGTAGAACTGGAAAAAATGTTTTTGGGCCAAAACCCGCCCGCGGGGTTAAAGGACTTCCTGGAAACCGGCCTTTACCAATATTGTCCAGGACTGAAAGCTGCTCGCCAGCAACTCGGTCTCCTGCTAGTGAATGGTAATGGCTGGGCCCTGACAAATGTCGACCAAGTCTGGGCATTGCTGGCTGTTCAACTGGGCTTGAGTGGAAAACAGGCGGCTAAGTTCCTGCGTACGTGGAAAACATCGAATGAAACCATCCGTCAGGTGGGAAAGATTATTTTAGCGGTTAATGCTCTCCGCCAGAAACAAGTCACTCCAGACCTGATGTTTACGGTTGGTTGGCCGGCATTAAGCGATGCTAACCAGGTTGCGGCAGTTTACGGCTGGCAGCAAGCAGCAGCTAGTTTGAAAAAGCAGTACGATGAGTTGCCAATCAAGACGGCCAAGGAGCTGGCGGTGGATGGCCGAACTTTAATTCAGGAGGCCGGGTTAAAGCCAGGCCCCGCCCTGGGAAAAGTATTGAACACCCTGGTGGAAGACGTTGTCAATGGTCGGCTGGCAAATGACAAAGCTGAGCTGCTGCAACGGGCCGCCATTTTAGGATAG
- the rpsA gene encoding 30S ribosomal protein S1 → MAENNENKNDMLEALDSIETVKVGDVVKGEVLAIDDDRQAIVGIKDAGVEGVVPAKELSTKPVEDINDAVKVGDELDLVVISKIGNDKENGSYLLSHRRLEARKVWDDIQKKFDDGETITAKVTQAVKGGLVVDAGVRGFVPASMITDHYVEDLNQFKGQELEFKIVEIEPSENRLILSHKEIVKAEHEQAAEKIFAELQPGDVVEGKVARMTNFGAFVDLGGVDGLVHVSEISYDHVDKPSDVLSAGQDVKVKVLSVDPDRERISLSIKQTLPGPWDDIEEKAPAGSTLTGTVKRLTSFGAFVEVFPGVEGLVHISQISHKHIATPADVLKPGQEVQVKVLNVDPERQRLGLSMKALEERPKGEDSDNGENYRGRRRSRRNNNRSAMSNAPEEESGFSMGDLIGDQLKNLRN, encoded by the coding sequence ATGGCTGAAAACAACGAAAACAAGAACGATATGTTAGAAGCGCTTGATAGCATCGAAACTGTAAAGGTGGGCGATGTTGTCAAGGGTGAAGTATTGGCAATCGATGATGATCGCCAAGCTATCGTTGGTATTAAAGATGCAGGGGTTGAAGGTGTCGTCCCTGCTAAGGAATTATCAACCAAGCCAGTTGAAGACATCAATGATGCAGTTAAAGTAGGTGACGAATTAGACTTAGTTGTCATCTCTAAGATTGGCAATGATAAGGAAAATGGTAGTTACTTACTTTCTCACCGTCGTCTGGAAGCCCGTAAGGTATGGGATGACATTCAGAAGAAGTTTGATGATGGTGAAACCATCACTGCTAAGGTTACCCAGGCAGTTAAGGGTGGTTTAGTTGTTGATGCTGGAGTACGTGGCTTCGTTCCTGCTTCAATGATCACTGATCACTACGTTGAAGACCTGAACCAATTTAAGGGTCAAGAACTGGAATTCAAGATTGTTGAAATCGAACCAAGCGAAAACCGGCTGATCCTTTCCCACAAGGAAATCGTAAAGGCAGAACACGAACAAGCTGCTGAAAAGATTTTTGCTGAATTACAACCAGGTGACGTGGTTGAAGGTAAGGTTGCCCGGATGACTAACTTCGGTGCCTTTGTTGACCTTGGCGGCGTTGATGGTTTGGTTCACGTTTCTGAAATTTCCTACGACCACGTTGACAAGCCGTCAGACGTTCTGTCTGCTGGTCAAGACGTAAAGGTTAAGGTATTGAGTGTTGACCCTGACCGTGAACGGATTTCACTGTCAATCAAGCAAACTCTGCCTGGCCCATGGGATGACATCGAAGAAAAGGCTCCTGCTGGCAGCACCCTGACTGGGACTGTTAAGCGTCTGACGAGTTTCGGTGCGTTCGTGGAAGTCTTCCCTGGTGTTGAAGGTTTGGTTCACATTTCCCAAATCTCCCACAAGCACATCGCTACGCCAGCTGACGTGCTGAAGCCAGGTCAAGAAGTTCAAGTAAAGGTCTTAAACGTTGACCCTGAACGGCAACGCCTTGGCCTTTCCATGAAGGCTCTTGAAGAACGTCCAAAGGGTGAAGACAGTGACAACGGTGAAAACTACCGTGGCCGTCGTCGTTCTCGGCGGAACAACAACCGTTCTGCAATGAGCAACGCCCCTGAAGAAGAAAGTGGTTTCTCAATGGGTGACTTGATTGGTGACCAATTAAAGAACCTGCGGAACTAA
- a CDS encoding tetratricopeptide repeat protein, with amino-acid sequence MTYSEQMLDQLQAGQLEAAQSSFRQALAKDDDELLFSLGEELYGLGFLQQAQRVYLTLLERYPAEDELRTNLATIAIDEGHNDEALSYLAQVKPDSPAYLESLLVAADLYQTEEEFEVTEQKLQEAYRIAPDEPAVEFALGEFYFLIGHYDEAIRYYFELIKHGYTDFAKVDIAGRLGMCYAQSGQFKQALGYLQQVKPEYRTSDIRFQTGLTELSLGQLDAAEKELSELIEDDDQYASAYPALATALTKQHKYQQALKVAQEGLAVDQYNEQLYAQAAAIVSHLGNAKLMKKYLTKAHELDPDNLTITLQYSNFLLHQHDDKANIALLAPLTEEDEVDPQVYWNLARSYQRTEDFAQAGKDYQTAAPAYADNPTFLKELVGYYQETGQRDRLLPTLRHYLELEPTDAEMQDLLAEYEEY; translated from the coding sequence ATGACCTATTCAGAACAAATGCTTGACCAGCTCCAGGCGGGCCAGCTAGAAGCCGCCCAGTCAAGTTTTCGCCAGGCCCTGGCAAAAGACGATGATGAGCTGCTCTTCAGTCTGGGGGAGGAGCTTTACGGCCTCGGCTTCCTTCAGCAGGCCCAGCGGGTGTACCTGACCCTGTTAGAAAGATACCCTGCCGAGGATGAGCTGCGAACCAACCTGGCAACGATTGCCATCGACGAAGGCCACAACGATGAGGCCCTTTCCTACCTTGCCCAGGTCAAGCCGGATTCACCCGCCTATTTAGAGTCGCTGCTGGTCGCTGCCGATCTGTACCAGACGGAGGAAGAATTTGAGGTGACCGAACAGAAGTTACAGGAGGCTTATCGAATTGCACCGGACGAGCCAGCAGTGGAGTTTGCCCTTGGTGAGTTTTACTTCCTGATTGGTCATTATGACGAAGCGATTCGCTACTATTTTGAGTTGATCAAGCATGGCTATACCGACTTTGCCAAGGTCGACATCGCCGGACGCTTAGGGATGTGTTACGCCCAGAGCGGGCAATTTAAGCAGGCCCTTGGTTACCTGCAGCAGGTTAAGCCGGAATACCGGACCAGCGACATCCGCTTCCAAACTGGACTAACGGAACTCTCGCTCGGCCAGTTAGACGCCGCGGAAAAAGAACTGAGCGAGCTGATTGAGGATGATGACCAGTACGCGTCTGCCTACCCGGCCTTGGCCACTGCGCTGACTAAGCAGCATAAGTACCAGCAGGCCTTGAAGGTGGCCCAGGAAGGGCTGGCGGTTGACCAGTATAACGAGCAACTGTATGCCCAGGCAGCCGCGATTGTCAGTCACCTGGGAAACGCTAAGTTGATGAAAAAGTACCTGACTAAGGCTCACGAGCTGGATCCGGATAACCTGACGATTACCTTGCAGTACAGTAACTTCCTCCTGCACCAGCATGATGACAAGGCAAATATTGCCTTGCTGGCTCCCCTAACGGAAGAGGACGAGGTCGACCCCCAGGTATACTGGAACTTGGCCCGGTCGTACCAGCGAACCGAAGACTTTGCCCAGGCTGGTAAGGATTACCAAACGGCAGCCCCTGCTTATGCTGACAACCCGACTTTCCTCAAGGAACTGGTTGGTTACTATCAGGAAACCGGACAGCGTGACCGCCTCCTGCCGACCTTGCGCCATTACCTGGAACTAGAACCAACGGATGCTGAAATGCAGGACTTATTAGCGGAATACGAAGAGTATTAA